A stretch of the Tolypothrix sp. NIES-4075 genome encodes the following:
- a CDS encoding S66 peptidase family protein has product MQSQIENSKSKIVPPFLKPGDLLRVIAPSGALREFANFERGVEIWRSRGYKVEISPQIDEKWGYLAGKDETRRNQLAAAWQDPECRGILCARGGFGSTRILENWNWGGGEWGSGGQGGQGGQGDRGSGGQGDKENNSSFPPSPPLPIPPSPHSPLPKWLIGFSDITALLWSLEKVGISGVHAPLLTTLASEPDWSIQRLFDWVEGRPIASLKGSGWGGGVKSGILLPANLTVATHLLSTPFQPNLDNVILAFEDVTEAPYRIDRMLTQWRMSGALSKVSGIALGSFTKCEAPDNVPSLSVEEVLRDRLSDLGIPVVSNLPFGHEAPNAALPVGVMATLDGDEGLLSVGVSVTD; this is encoded by the coding sequence ATGCAATCTCAAATCGAAAATTCTAAATCTAAAATTGTTCCGCCTTTTCTCAAACCTGGTGATTTACTGCGAGTAATTGCGCCTAGCGGTGCTTTGCGAGAATTTGCGAACTTTGAACGCGGGGTGGAAATTTGGCGATCGCGTGGTTACAAAGTAGAAATATCTCCCCAGATAGATGAGAAATGGGGCTATTTAGCAGGTAAAGACGAAACCCGCCGCAACCAACTAGCAGCAGCATGGCAAGATCCAGAATGTCGCGGTATCCTCTGCGCTAGAGGTGGTTTCGGTAGCACCCGCATTTTAGAAAATTGGAATTGGGGAGGAGGGGAGTGGGGGAGTGGGGGACAGGGAGGACAAGGAGGACAAGGAGACAGGGGGAGTGGGGGACAGGGGGACAAGGAGAATAATTCTTCTTTCCCCCCATCCCCCCCCCTCCCCATCCCCCCCTCTCCCCACTCCCCACTCCCTAAATGGTTGATTGGTTTTTCTGACATCACTGCGCTATTGTGGAGCTTGGAAAAAGTTGGAATTTCTGGTGTTCATGCACCTTTGCTGACAACTTTAGCTTCGGAACCAGATTGGTCAATTCAGCGTTTGTTTGATTGGGTGGAAGGTCGTCCTATCGCTTCTTTGAAAGGTTCTGGTTGGGGTGGAGGTGTGAAAAGTGGTATTTTACTACCAGCTAACTTGACGGTAGCGACTCATCTATTGAGTACACCATTTCAACCGAATTTAGATAATGTGATTTTGGCATTTGAAGATGTGACAGAAGCACCTTACCGCATTGATAGAATGCTGACACAATGGCGGATGAGTGGTGCTTTATCAAAAGTTAGTGGAATTGCATTGGGTAGCTTTACGAAATGTGAAGCACCTGATAATGTCCCCAGTTTGAGTGTAGAAGAAGTTTTGCGCGATCGCTTGAGCGATTTGGGTATTCCCGTTGTCTCCAATTTACCATTTGGTCACGAAGCACCTAACGCAGCTTTACCAGTCGGTGTTATGGCAACTTTGGATGGAGATGAAGGTCTTTTAAGTGTAGGAGTATCGGTGACAGATTAA
- a CDS encoding DUF4058 family protein, producing the protein MASFSEFDSPLSPETVNTRAVSPFPGMNPYLENPLFWSEIHNLLIAAIFRRLNPQLRPKYKVAIEKRVYQTIDEDSLLVGVADVAVQSIQKMPLPEPTSIAVASPVVEAVTVDVTMPETVKETYLEVRDVATQEVVTVIEILSPKNKRPGEGRNAYVKKRLQVLGSYTNLVEVDLLRDGKPIQQLQNNIQTDYRILVSRASKRPKADLYAFNLQNPIPSFPLPLREGDTEPLLEIQTLISELYNEGNYDLVIDYAQEPVPAMSVKSVAWVDELLKQQGLR; encoded by the coding sequence ATGGCTTCATTCTCCGAGTTCGACAGTCCCCTATCTCCGGAAACCGTTAATACGAGGGCTGTTTCACCATTTCCAGGAATGAACCCATATTTAGAAAATCCACTATTTTGGTCAGAAATTCATAATCTTCTCATAGCAGCAATTTTCCGGAGACTGAATCCTCAATTGCGCCCAAAGTACAAAGTTGCGATTGAAAAACGAGTATATCAAACAATAGATGAAGATTCACTTTTGGTAGGTGTTGCAGATGTAGCAGTCCAGAGTATACAAAAAATGCCGTTACCAGAACCAACCAGTATTGCTGTTGCATCTCCAGTAGTTGAAGCTGTGACAGTTGATGTTACGATGCCGGAAACAGTCAAAGAGACTTACTTAGAAGTGCGAGATGTAGCGACGCAAGAAGTCGTAACTGTAATTGAAATCCTTTCTCCTAAAAATAAACGTCCGGGAGAAGGACGAAATGCCTATGTAAAAAAACGGTTACAGGTATTAGGAAGTTATACGAATTTAGTTGAAGTTGATTTGCTGCGAGATGGTAAGCCAATTCAACAACTACAAAATAATATTCAAACTGACTATAGGATTTTGGTTAGCCGTGCATCCAAGCGTCCCAAAGCAGATTTATATGCTTTTAATTTGCAAAATCCGATACCTTCTTTTCCCTTACCTTTACGTGAAGGCGATACAGAGCCATTACTTGAAATACAAACATTAATTAGTGAATTATACAACGAAGGGAACTATGATTTGGTAATTGACTATGCTCAAGAACCTGTACCTGCCATGTCAGTAAAGAGTGTAGCTTGGGTAGATGAACTTTTGAAACAGCAAGGATTAAGGTAA
- a CDS encoding class I SAM-dependent methyltransferase, with product MISLYTTPSLSSYWQDAFNLKQHLQQFLLLDSETLEKKLEAGQQQLAELSHKDFDWEKATAFYSEKVGEFYLFELGAWHLASREYIGNTLRLIADHAQGRVLDFGGGIGTHTIAAALCPQVEQVIYCDINPINFDFVRYRAEQMGLSKKIFCCHEMSSKETFDTIMCFDVLEHLPDPTQQLLQFHQALTPKGKIILNWYFFKGFNQEFPFHIDDLKVVNTFFETLQSNFLEVFHPYLITGRCYRKWGEVDS from the coding sequence ATGATTTCACTTTATACTACGCCTTCATTAAGTAGCTATTGGCAAGATGCTTTTAATTTAAAGCAGCATCTACAGCAATTTCTGCTATTAGATTCAGAAACACTAGAAAAGAAGTTAGAAGCCGGTCAGCAACAACTGGCAGAGTTAAGCCACAAAGATTTTGATTGGGAAAAAGCAACTGCTTTTTATAGTGAGAAGGTAGGAGAGTTTTACTTATTTGAATTGGGAGCGTGGCATCTAGCAAGTCGTGAATATATTGGGAATACGCTGCGGTTGATTGCAGATCATGCCCAAGGTCGAGTGTTAGATTTCGGCGGTGGTATTGGGACTCATACAATTGCCGCTGCCCTTTGCCCTCAAGTTGAGCAAGTGATCTATTGCGATATTAATCCGATTAATTTTGATTTTGTTCGGTATCGTGCCGAGCAGATGGGGCTGAGTAAAAAAATCTTTTGTTGCCATGAGATGTCCTCAAAAGAGACTTTTGATACAATTATGTGCTTTGACGTTTTAGAGCATTTACCAGACCCCACCCAGCAGTTACTACAGTTCCATCAAGCTTTGACACCTAAGGGCAAGATTATCCTAAACTGGTATTTCTTTAAAGGTTTTAATCAAGAGTTTCCCTTTCATATAGATGACCTTAAAGTAGTAAACACCTTCTTTGAGACACTTCAAAGTAACTTCTTAGAGGTTTTTCACCCTTACTTGATTACAGGTCGTTGCTACCGTAAGTGGGGTGAAGTTGATAGCTGA
- a CDS encoding S9 family peptidase: MNKDNRLQHIVNPPIAEKQPQVLELHGDRRIDDYFWLRESDNKKAIAYLEAENAYTESMMQHTEALQTKLYNEMLARIQETDLSVPFRKDDYYYYSRTEEGKAYPIHCRKKGSLDATEQVLLDQNELAQGHEFFSLGVFQISPNHQILAYSTDTSGSEQYTLFFLDLNTFELYSETIPETYFSFTWGNDNQTVFYTKINTANRPYQLFRHTLQTPTTEDVLIYHEPDDTYNLDLGKTRSEAYILMILHSSITTEIHYLDANNPTGDFQIIHPRTTGMEYDVEHHSDYFYIVTNDEATNFKLVKTPVATPNKENWQTVIPHREDVMLSGVSLFTNHLVIYERKAGLQTARVQNLSTGKESNITFPEPTYTFYEGNNPEFNTNILRFNYTSLITPLSVFDYDMETDKRELKKETEVLGGYDKSHYKSEWLMATAKDGTQIPISIVYKQGTNKDGKNPLFLTGYGSYGYSYPVMFSSTRLTLLDRGMVYAIAHIRGGEEMGRKWYEDGKFLQKKNTFTDFIACAEYLIAEKWTQSDRLVISGGSAGGLLMGAVINMRPDLFKVVVADVPFVDVVTTILDTSLPLSAMEWEEWGNPNDKVYYDYMKSYSPYDNVEAKDYPDILITAGLNDSRVKYWEPAKWTAKLRELKTDNNILLLKTNMSAGHGGASGRYESLKELAFDYAFILDRLGLGDIEG, translated from the coding sequence ATGAATAAAGATAACCGTTTACAACATATTGTGAACCCGCCAATTGCTGAGAAACAACCGCAAGTTTTGGAGTTACACGGTGATCGCCGAATTGACGATTACTTTTGGCTGCGCGAAAGCGATAATAAGAAGGCGATCGCTTATCTGGAAGCCGAAAACGCTTACACAGAAAGCATGATGCAACATACTGAAGCTTTGCAAACAAAGCTTTATAATGAGATGTTGGCGCGGATTCAAGAAACTGACTTATCAGTGCCATTCCGCAAAGATGATTATTACTATTACTCTCGCACCGAAGAAGGAAAAGCTTACCCGATTCACTGTCGCAAAAAAGGCAGTCTCGACGCAACAGAACAAGTGCTGTTAGACCAAAATGAACTAGCGCAGGGGCATGAATTTTTCAGCTTAGGTGTATTTCAAATCAGTCCTAATCATCAAATTTTAGCTTATTCAACTGATACTAGCGGCTCGGAACAATACACCCTTTTCTTTCTGGATTTGAACACATTTGAGTTGTATTCCGAAACTATACCGGAAACTTATTTTTCTTTCACTTGGGGTAACGATAATCAAACGGTATTCTATACCAAAATAAACACGGCAAATCGTCCTTATCAACTATTTCGCCATACTTTACAAACACCGACAACTGAAGATGTTTTAATTTACCACGAGCCTGATGATACTTACAATTTAGACTTGGGAAAAACCCGTAGTGAAGCATACATCTTGATGATTTTGCATAGCAGCATCACCACGGAAATTCATTATTTAGATGCGAATAATCCTACAGGTGATTTTCAGATAATTCATCCACGCACTACAGGCATGGAATACGATGTTGAACATCACAGCGATTATTTTTACATCGTTACTAACGATGAAGCAACCAACTTTAAATTGGTGAAAACCCCCGTAGCAACCCCGAATAAAGAAAATTGGCAAACTGTAATTCCCCATCGCGAAGATGTGATGCTATCAGGAGTAAGTTTGTTTACCAATCATTTGGTAATTTATGAAAGAAAAGCGGGATTGCAAACTGCAAGAGTGCAAAACTTATCTACAGGCAAGGAAAGTAATATTACTTTTCCAGAACCTACATATACCTTTTATGAAGGAAACAACCCAGAATTTAACACAAATATTCTCCGCTTCAATTACACATCTTTAATCACACCATTATCTGTTTTTGATTACGACATGGAAACAGATAAGCGAGAGTTGAAAAAAGAAACAGAAGTCCTCGGTGGCTATGATAAAAGCCACTATAAAAGTGAGTGGCTGATGGCTACAGCGAAAGATGGAACACAAATCCCTATATCTATTGTTTACAAACAAGGAACCAACAAAGATGGTAAAAATCCCTTGTTTCTCACAGGATATGGATCTTACGGATATTCTTACCCGGTGATGTTTTCATCAACTCGATTAACGCTGTTAGATCGGGGAATGGTGTATGCGATCGCTCATATTCGCGGTGGCGAAGAAATGGGGCGAAAATGGTATGAAGATGGTAAATTTTTGCAGAAAAAAAATACCTTTACAGATTTTATCGCCTGTGCAGAATATTTGATTGCCGAGAAATGGACACAAAGCGATCGCCTAGTTATTTCCGGGGGTAGCGCAGGTGGTTTATTGATGGGTGCAGTCATAAATATGCGTCCCGATCTTTTCAAGGTAGTAGTTGCTGATGTCCCATTTGTAGATGTCGTGACTACTATTTTAGATACTTCATTGCCCCTTTCCGCGATGGAATGGGAAGAATGGGGTAATCCCAACGACAAAGTTTATTACGACTACATGAAATCTTACTCGCCTTATGATAACGTTGAGGCGAAAGATTACCCAGATATACTCATAACTGCGGGCTTAAATGATTCTCGCGTTAAATACTGGGAACCAGCCAAATGGACAGCAAAATTAAGAGAATTGAAGACAGATAACAATATTCTCTTACTTAAAACTAACATGAGCGCTGGACATGGTGGCGCATCTGGGCGTTATGAAAGCTTAAAAGAATTAGCTTTTGACTACGCTTTTATTTTAGATCGCTTAGGTTTGGGAGATATTGAAGGCTAA
- the hemE gene encoding uroporphyrinogen decarboxylase, whose product MGLSLSAPHLLRAARGEVLDRPPVWMMRQAGRYMKAYRDLREKYPSFRDRSEIPEVAIEISLQPWRAFQPDGVILFSDIVTPLPGLGIEMDIAEGKGPIIQSPLRSQAQIDQLRPLEPEASLPFIKTILQALRQEVGNQSTVLGFVGAPWTLAAYAVEGKGSKTYSVIKNMAFSDPTVLHQLLAKFADAIAIYARYQIDCGAQVVQLFDSWAGQLSPQDYDVFALPYQQRVFEQVKQTHPDTPLILLVSGSAGVLERMGKSGADIVTVDWSVDMADARARLGKEVKVQGNLDPGVLFGSKEFIRDRIYDTVRKAGNWGHILNLGHGVLPTTPEENVAFFFETAKQLSLTAVT is encoded by the coding sequence ATGGGTCTTTCCTTAAGCGCTCCTCATCTCCTACGAGCTGCTCGTGGTGAAGTGTTAGATCGTCCTCCAGTATGGATGATGCGTCAAGCTGGAAGATATATGAAAGCGTATCGAGATTTACGCGAAAAGTATCCATCGTTTCGCGATCGCTCGGAAATTCCCGAAGTAGCGATTGAAATTTCTTTACAACCTTGGCGAGCTTTCCAGCCTGATGGAGTAATTCTATTTTCCGATATTGTGACGCCTCTACCCGGTTTGGGCATTGAAATGGATATTGCTGAAGGCAAAGGTCCAATTATTCAATCACCCCTTCGCTCTCAAGCACAAATCGATCAACTGCGTCCTTTAGAACCAGAAGCATCCCTGCCATTTATCAAAACAATTTTGCAGGCGTTGCGTCAAGAGGTGGGCAATCAATCAACGGTGTTGGGCTTTGTCGGGGCGCCGTGGACTTTAGCAGCTTATGCTGTGGAAGGAAAAGGTTCTAAAACCTATTCCGTGATTAAAAATATGGCTTTCTCAGATCCGACGGTTTTGCATCAATTGCTGGCAAAATTTGCGGATGCGATCGCTATTTATGCTCGCTACCAAATTGACTGCGGCGCTCAAGTAGTACAATTGTTCGATTCCTGGGCAGGTCAACTCAGCCCCCAAGATTATGACGTTTTTGCTTTGCCATATCAACAAAGAGTGTTTGAACAAGTCAAGCAAACTCATCCAGATACACCGTTAATTCTGCTAGTTAGCGGTAGTGCAGGTGTGTTGGAAAGAATGGGAAAATCCGGTGCGGATATTGTCACTGTAGACTGGTCAGTAGACATGGCAGATGCACGGGCAAGATTGGGCAAAGAAGTAAAAGTGCAAGGAAATCTCGATCCGGGTGTACTGTTTGGTTCCAAAGAATTTATTCGCGATCGCATTTATGATACCGTTCGCAAAGCAGGTAATTGGGGTCATATTCTCAACCTTGGTCATGGTGTGCTACCCACAACCCCAGAAGAAAATGTCGCTTTCTTCTTTGAAACAGCAAAACAACTGAGTTTAACAGCGGTTACTTAA
- a CDS encoding PD-(D/E)XK nuclease family protein — translation MVQTIQAKEITLLDLETSFRLEFVEDEQFFREWQDNLPEITNSEKQQLDRVKASYANLLKYPPLLENTVKMVVLSPLLDLADFYLSPFHVKSEKSVEVSVEDEGLRVKGQIDILVLFEQLVVVVIESKQAAFSVEVGKPQLLAYMLAVSNSDKPVYGLISNGSSFIFVKLIKQETPKYVLSRLFYIFNPGNELYTVLSVLKRLGQLTRNAVNFQR, via the coding sequence ATGGTTCAAACAATACAGGCTAAAGAAATTACCCTACTTGATTTAGAGACCAGCTTTAGACTCGAATTTGTTGAGGATGAGCAATTTTTTAGAGAGTGGCAAGATAACTTACCAGAAATTACCAACTCGGAAAAACAACAGCTAGACCGAGTTAAGGCAAGTTATGCCAATTTGCTCAAGTACCCTCCTCTGCTGGAAAACACTGTCAAGATGGTGGTGTTGTCTCCCTTGTTGGATTTAGCAGACTTTTATCTATCTCCGTTTCATGTCAAATCTGAAAAATCTGTAGAAGTTTCTGTTGAAGATGAAGGTTTAAGGGTCAAAGGGCAGATTGATATCTTAGTTTTGTTTGAACAGCTAGTAGTAGTAGTTATAGAGTCTAAACAAGCAGCTTTTTCCGTAGAGGTGGGCAAACCACAGCTGCTAGCTTATATGCTGGCAGTCTCTAACTCAGATAAACCAGTATACGGATTAATCTCCAATGGCAGTAGTTTTATTTTTGTTAAATTAATAAAACAAGAAACACCAAAATATGTCTTGTCTCGCTTGTTCTATATCTTCAATCCGGGAAATGAATTATATACGGTTTTGAGTGTGTTGAAGCGTCTGGGGCAATTGACGAGAAATGCAGTAAATTTCCAGAGATAA